From a single Streptomyces sp. 1331.2 genomic region:
- a CDS encoding DUF6493 family protein: protein MSGGVVDTAATEAAEAVAGVVAAGAREAAGVEALLAAVREGRVPQIPALVADLDHGQRRACLPALKALRKELREDWSKEGIAARGALLLAGAGCHAGPAGAATWLGGRDFAVRDWAQQPALARLVEAQPVEWQVEVATRLAARPAPRWGWSYYPMIEAVVRRTGCEVPQTEAFVRGWMDRLRSGGGPQPTLLDQLRADSFTPVLLPRVFELADIGGLLTWRFGPRPGDAWPEAVAGLAAAGVVDRATVTDCCLARLLRGGKPADQRAFLEVLRALAPTPEEYAARARDVVALLDGLSVIAGHAQGVLAELDEAGLVEPELLAEASAVVLFRAEKKLVRAQLGWLERAARRAPERSGPVVLAAAQAFGSADPGVQERALNVVARHLKAAGEAVLPGLRLAAEALNPVHHRRAGELFGAPVGGGDDDGPDTGWDDTLPPAPAPRPLGAPIASAAELAMELSALLAVEEPEVAVFERVLDGLVRQAHLDRAALVEALQPVRRVHPWNGVGRWHDCEPRDILYVVAAVAGETPPQQLWGSLGNKGHSRLRGGDNTVHGTVLAARMEEAAWQVTADRPPYLLATPTDSSGALDAGVLVERLAGYEKAGVTPGRADLCAALLRVGPGAGAGAGARAGARAGASAGALRDSETLRAAEALGSPAGRWVAHWLRTGGLSGQPSERVLFAPGRGSRHGHHYGKRWWEDVRRVAVAQPGIGAGPEGPDGERLGPEFRALLEGTEPSMARVRKVGAWPWWPSVHWAAMLPWHREELAARWLDHVAAGADRDERGVGRMLPVLAEAGGPAGLAVHLVVAYGLGARHTEDRTAAVDALLVLAARGDLDGGLLGRELGELAACGTVKPTRLASALTPAAGTGAYATVWSVLGAALPGLLGAAEQPVRGLGDLLALAADCARRSGARGPVAEVTATAARGGSSRVVKEARALRDVLAG from the coding sequence ATGAGCGGGGGCGTGGTGGACACGGCGGCGACGGAGGCGGCGGAGGCGGTGGCGGGGGTGGTCGCGGCGGGGGCGCGGGAGGCCGCAGGGGTCGAGGCGCTGCTGGCGGCCGTCCGGGAGGGCCGGGTGCCGCAGATACCGGCGCTGGTGGCCGACTTGGACCACGGGCAGCGGCGGGCCTGCCTGCCCGCGCTCAAGGCGCTGCGCAAGGAGCTGCGCGAGGACTGGTCGAAGGAGGGCATCGCGGCCCGGGGTGCGCTGCTGCTCGCGGGGGCCGGCTGTCACGCGGGCCCGGCCGGCGCCGCCACCTGGCTCGGTGGCCGGGACTTCGCCGTCCGCGACTGGGCGCAGCAGCCCGCGCTGGCCCGGCTCGTCGAGGCGCAGCCGGTGGAGTGGCAGGTCGAGGTGGCCACCCGGCTCGCCGCCCGGCCTGCACCGCGCTGGGGGTGGTCGTACTACCCGATGATCGAGGCCGTGGTGCGGCGCACCGGCTGCGAGGTGCCGCAGACCGAGGCCTTCGTCCGCGGGTGGATGGACCGGCTGCGCAGCGGCGGAGGCCCCCAGCCGACCCTCCTGGACCAGCTGCGGGCCGACTCGTTCACCCCGGTGCTGCTGCCCCGGGTGTTCGAACTCGCCGACATCGGTGGGCTGTTGACCTGGCGGTTCGGCCCCCGCCCCGGGGACGCCTGGCCGGAGGCCGTCGCCGGGCTGGCCGCGGCCGGGGTGGTGGACCGGGCGACGGTGACCGACTGCTGCCTGGCCCGGCTGCTGCGCGGCGGCAAGCCCGCCGACCAGCGGGCCTTCCTGGAGGTGCTGCGGGCGCTCGCCCCGACGCCCGAGGAGTACGCGGCCCGCGCGCGGGACGTGGTGGCGCTGCTGGACGGCCTGTCGGTGATCGCCGGGCACGCCCAGGGGGTGCTCGCGGAGCTGGACGAGGCCGGGCTGGTCGAACCCGAGCTGCTGGCCGAGGCCTCGGCGGTGGTGCTGTTCCGCGCCGAGAAGAAGCTGGTGCGCGCCCAACTGGGCTGGCTGGAGCGGGCCGCCCGGCGCGCGCCCGAGCGCTCCGGGCCGGTGGTGCTCGCGGCGGCCCAGGCCTTCGGGTCCGCGGACCCGGGCGTCCAGGAGCGGGCGCTCAACGTGGTGGCCCGTCACCTGAAGGCGGCGGGGGAGGCGGTGCTGCCCGGGCTGCGGTTGGCGGCCGAGGCGCTGAACCCGGTTCACCACCGCCGGGCCGGGGAGCTGTTCGGCGCGCCGGTCGGTGGTGGGGACGACGACGGTCCGGACACCGGGTGGGACGACACCCTGCCGCCCGCCCCCGCGCCGCGCCCGCTGGGTGCCCCGATCGCCTCGGCGGCCGAACTGGCGATGGAGCTGTCCGCCCTGCTCGCCGTCGAGGAGCCGGAGGTCGCCGTCTTCGAACGGGTGCTGGACGGCCTGGTCCGGCAGGCCCACCTGGACCGCGCGGCGCTGGTCGAGGCGCTGCAGCCGGTCCGCCGGGTGCACCCGTGGAACGGCGTCGGCCGCTGGCACGACTGCGAGCCCCGGGACATCCTCTACGTCGTCGCGGCCGTGGCGGGCGAGACTCCGCCGCAGCAGCTCTGGGGCTCCCTCGGGAACAAGGGTCACTCCCGGCTGCGCGGCGGCGACAACACCGTCCACGGCACCGTCCTCGCCGCCCGGATGGAGGAGGCCGCCTGGCAGGTGACCGCCGACCGGCCGCCCTACCTGCTGGCCACGCCGACCGACAGCAGCGGCGCGCTGGACGCGGGTGTGCTGGTCGAACGCCTCGCCGGGTACGAGAAGGCGGGTGTGACGCCGGGCAGGGCCGACCTCTGCGCGGCCCTGCTGCGGGTCGGCCCGGGTGCGGGTGCGGGTGCGGGTGCGAGGGCGGGTGCGAGGGCGGGCGCGAGTGCCGGGGCCTTGCGGGACAGCGAGACGTTGCGGGCCGCCGAGGCGCTGGGATCGCCGGCTGGCCGGTGGGTCGCGCACTGGCTGCGCACCGGAGGCCTGTCCGGCCAGCCGTCCGAGCGGGTGCTGTTCGCGCCCGGCCGGGGCTCGCGGCACGGTCACCACTACGGGAAGCGGTGGTGGGAGGACGTCCGGCGGGTCGCCGTCGCCCAGCCGGGCATCGGCGCAGGGCCCGAGGGCCCGGACGGCGAACGGCTCGGGCCCGAGTTCCGGGCGCTACTGGAGGGCACCGAGCCGAGCATGGCCCGGGTCCGGAAGGTGGGCGCCTGGCCGTGGTGGCCCTCCGTGCACTGGGCCGCGATGCTGCCCTGGCACCGGGAGGAGCTGGCCGCCCGCTGGCTCGACCACGTCGCGGCCGGCGCCGACCGGGACGAGCGCGGCGTCGGGCGGATGCTGCCCGTCCTCGCCGAGGCCGGCGGCCCGGCCGGGCTCGCGGTGCACCTGGTGGTGGCGTACGGCCTCGGCGCCCGGCACACCGAGGACCGTACGGCGGCCGTGGACGCCCTGCTGGTGCTCGCCGCGCGCGGCGACCTGGACGGCGGACTGCTCGGCCGCGAGCTGGGCGAGCTGGCGGCCTGCGGCACGGTCAAGCCCACCCGGCTGGCGTCGGCGCTCACGCCGGCGGCGGGGACGGGTGCATACGCCACGGTGTGGTCGGTCCTCGGGGCGGCGCTGCCCGGCCTGCTGGGCGCGGCCGAGCAGCCCGTACGAGGGCTCGGTGACCTGCTCGCCCTCGCCGCCGACTGCGCCCGGCGCAGCGGCGCCCGCGGCCCGGTGGCCGAGGTGACGGCGACGGCGGCGAGGGGCGGGTCGAGCCGAGTGGTCAAGGAGGCCCGGGCGCTGCGGGACGTCCTCGCGGGCTGA
- a CDS encoding SWIM zinc finger family protein: MTQSAHAYAYLRPSAVLDGADGRRLDLATSGGATPLGAVANPRFFAGFLADPAPAAAALLAVADVAAARYFQPRLRASLDPVVTANGDRLRFESFSGCCGVYARLDVLGAGLDGDEIGHGTTNVDVNNPLREALTRIGPTDPLHLAVGPDALEVTTFDGPLVEKKVPLPERWLRGFAETQVVAAGFELRAELPAAEAVRFLRSLPRGGRGSAGWVVPAGRTLRPTTRPVPGAVCLPGPERLAALQRVLRHALALRAYGPLSAGEPTASAWEAVLPGMRLTLTLSPDASRGFSGEGGVLDALATGTAEQDAELVSVLLAWEPRIEVGDLAEQSGLSPERVRAALTRLGTAGQIGYDTAEAAYFHRQLPYDAGRAEAANPRLRAARTLVEAGAVRLEEGGATAVVTVDDHIQRVRTDAAGRMSCTCLWWAKYRGGRGPCKHALAVGMVRESGRGGAKAVRG, encoded by the coding sequence ATGACGCAATCCGCACACGCGTACGCCTATCTGCGCCCGTCGGCCGTCCTGGACGGCGCCGACGGCCGGCGCCTCGACCTGGCCACCTCCGGGGGCGCCACCCCGCTCGGCGCCGTCGCCAACCCGCGCTTCTTCGCGGGCTTCCTGGCCGATCCGGCGCCGGCCGCCGCCGCGCTGCTGGCCGTCGCGGACGTCGCCGCCGCGCGCTACTTCCAGCCGAGGCTGCGCGCCTCGCTCGACCCGGTGGTCACCGCGAACGGGGACCGGCTGCGCTTCGAGTCCTTCTCCGGCTGCTGCGGCGTCTACGCCCGGCTGGACGTGCTGGGCGCCGGGCTCGACGGCGACGAGATCGGCCACGGCACCACCAACGTGGACGTCAACAACCCCCTGCGCGAGGCGCTGACCAGGATCGGCCCGACCGACCCGCTGCACCTCGCGGTCGGGCCGGACGCGCTGGAGGTCACCACCTTCGACGGCCCGCTGGTGGAGAAGAAGGTCCCGCTGCCGGAGCGCTGGCTGCGCGGCTTCGCCGAGACCCAGGTCGTGGCGGCCGGCTTCGAGCTGCGCGCCGAGCTGCCCGCCGCCGAGGCGGTCCGCTTCCTGCGGTCGCTGCCGCGCGGCGGGCGCGGCAGCGCCGGCTGGGTCGTTCCGGCCGGGCGGACGCTGCGGCCGACCACCCGTCCGGTGCCCGGCGCGGTCTGCCTGCCCGGGCCGGAGCGGCTGGCCGCCCTGCAGCGGGTGCTGCGGCACGCGCTCGCCCTGCGGGCGTACGGGCCGCTGTCCGCCGGGGAGCCGACCGCCTCCGCCTGGGAGGCGGTGCTGCCGGGGATGCGACTCACCCTCACCCTGTCGCCCGACGCCTCCCGGGGCTTCTCCGGCGAGGGCGGGGTGCTCGACGCGCTCGCCACCGGCACGGCCGAGCAGGACGCCGAGCTGGTGTCGGTGCTGCTCGCCTGGGAGCCGCGGATCGAGGTCGGGGACCTCGCCGAGCAGTCCGGCCTGAGCCCCGAGCGGGTCCGCGCCGCGCTGACCCGGCTCGGCACCGCCGGGCAGATCGGCTACGACACCGCCGAGGCCGCGTACTTCCACCGTCAGCTGCCGTACGACGCCGGGCGGGCCGAGGCGGCCAACCCGCGGCTGCGGGCGGCCCGGACGCTGGTCGAGGCGGGCGCGGTGCGGCTGGAGGAGGGCGGTGCGACGGCCGTCGTCACGGTGGACGACCACATCCAGCGGGTGCGCACGGACGCCGCGGGGCGGATGAGCTGCACCTGCCTGTGGTGGGCCAAGTACCGCGGCGGGCGCGGGCCGTGCAAGCACGCGCTGGCGGTCGGGATGGTGCGGGAGTCGGGGCGGGGCGGGGCGAAGGCGGTTCGGGGATGA
- a CDS encoding acyl-CoA thioesterase → MTDLTEPHVRAAQPTARPTAPFADLLALEQLDENTFRGFCHAGAPMRTFGGHVAAQALVAAGRTVEDRRPVHSMHGYFLLPGTPARPIDYLVERVREGVSYTTRRVTAVQDRNEIFSLTASFKHPEPAADRRRGMPPLPDPESLPDAVAHAPAEVRRMVAATGGFQDLDVRFVPPGAPGVPPAAPGLLQQFVWMRTASRLPDGDPLLHAGALAYLSDLTLAATAGLDEQQNFFQRTEPPTLLMASLDHAMWFHRPFRADEWLLFAQRSPSASDGRGLALGEFYDRDGLLVASAVQEALIRRQP, encoded by the coding sequence GTGACCGACCTGACCGAACCGCACGTCCGGGCCGCCCAGCCGACCGCCCGGCCGACCGCCCCGTTCGCCGATCTGCTGGCGCTGGAGCAGCTGGACGAGAACACGTTCCGGGGCTTCTGCCACGCCGGCGCCCCGATGCGCACCTTCGGCGGCCACGTCGCCGCGCAGGCCCTCGTCGCCGCCGGGCGCACCGTCGAGGACCGGCGCCCGGTGCACTCGATGCACGGCTACTTCCTGCTCCCGGGCACCCCGGCCCGGCCGATCGACTACCTGGTCGAGCGGGTGCGCGAGGGCGTCTCCTACACCACCCGCCGGGTGACGGCCGTCCAGGATCGGAACGAGATCTTCTCGCTGACCGCCTCCTTCAAGCACCCCGAGCCGGCCGCCGACCGCCGCCGCGGGATGCCGCCGCTGCCCGACCCGGAGTCCCTGCCGGACGCCGTCGCCCACGCGCCCGCCGAGGTCCGCAGGATGGTCGCGGCGACCGGCGGCTTCCAGGACCTCGACGTCCGCTTCGTCCCTCCGGGTGCCCCGGGCGTGCCGCCGGCCGCGCCCGGGCTGCTCCAGCAGTTCGTCTGGATGCGCACCGCCTCCCGGCTGCCGGACGGCGACCCGCTGCTGCACGCCGGCGCGCTCGCCTACCTCTCCGACCTCACCCTGGCCGCCACCGCCGGGCTGGACGAGCAGCAGAACTTCTTCCAGCGCACCGAGCCGCCGACCCTGCTGATGGCCTCGCTGGACCACGCGATGTGGTTCCACCGCCCGTTCCGGGCCGACGAGTGGCTGCTGTTCGCCCAGCGCAGCCCGTCCGCCTCGGACGGCCGGGGCCTGGCGCTCGGCGAGTTCTACGACCGGGACGGCCTCCTGGTCGCCTCCGCCGTCCAGGAGGCCCTGATCCGCCGCCAGCCGTAG
- a CDS encoding TetR/AcrR family transcriptional regulator: MTKVDLSPRPVEAMSPRQLERRESLIAAALALVNEIGVERLQMKQVCERSGVALGTAYRYFSSKDHLLAAAIAEWHRLLLADLVAELRGPRGGAGATDRAVRFVRGGMRAYQRQPELARLRVAVAASTDPFASEALQGMARADSTALQAVTAEVPAAASDLVRHIVAHAWQGELTAWVTGRTTLGDARRRLEDVVRLVLTPYETRYPAPYEVQSTG; this comes from the coding sequence GTGACCAAGGTTGACCTGTCACCACGGCCGGTGGAGGCGATGTCTCCGCGTCAGCTCGAACGCCGCGAATCCCTGATCGCGGCCGCGCTCGCCCTGGTGAACGAGATCGGCGTCGAGCGGCTGCAGATGAAGCAGGTTTGCGAGCGGTCCGGAGTCGCCCTGGGGACGGCGTACCGCTACTTCTCCTCCAAGGACCACCTCCTGGCGGCGGCGATCGCCGAGTGGCACCGCCTGCTGCTGGCCGACCTGGTGGCCGAGTTGCGCGGGCCCAGGGGCGGTGCGGGGGCCACCGACCGGGCGGTCCGGTTCGTCCGGGGCGGGATGCGGGCCTACCAACGGCAGCCCGAACTCGCCCGGCTGCGGGTGGCCGTGGCCGCCTCCACCGACCCCTTCGCCAGCGAGGCGCTACAGGGCATGGCCCGGGCCGACAGTACCGCCCTGCAGGCGGTGACGGCCGAGGTGCCGGCCGCCGCGAGCGACCTGGTGCGGCACATCGTCGCCCACGCCTGGCAGGGCGAGCTGACCGCCTGGGTGACCGGCCGCACCACGCTCGGAGACGCCCGGCGGCGCCTGGAGGACGTGGTGCGGCTGGTGCTGACCCCGTACGAGACGCGGTACCCCGCCCCGTACGAGGTCCAGTCCACCGGCTGA
- a CDS encoding sulfite oxidase, which yields MSGRLPSADVPCGIVKPLPAEWFVPHGTNAEMRWEALRDADGSAAVGRHVPVERFFVRNHTGTPLIDPDTWRLRLFGSGLRDAPTAERPVEFDLAGLRALPATRISAVIECAGNGRDYFRRQQGQCVPGTPWTLGAIGSALWRGVRLAEVLRAAGLTGDAVDVLPVGLDADYVLDGVNHGPVRRPLPLAKALDDALLAYEMNEEPLTPDHGAPLRLVVPGWVGIASIKWVGAIEVADHPLHSPWNTDFYRMFGPDHPPGGGAPLTTQVVRSAFELAPGAVLAAGRAHRLYGRSWSGTAAVRRVEVSTDGGRTWRRAALQGGAQADDWACWSVDWRPERPGRYELRARATDRRGNTQPEREPFNREGYLFGAVVAHPVTVV from the coding sequence ATGTCCGGAAGGCTTCCGTCTGCCGACGTCCCGTGCGGGATCGTCAAACCCCTGCCCGCCGAGTGGTTCGTCCCGCACGGCACCAATGCCGAGATGCGCTGGGAGGCCCTGCGCGACGCCGACGGTTCGGCGGCTGTCGGCCGGCACGTTCCGGTGGAACGGTTCTTCGTGCGCAACCACACCGGCACCCCGCTGATCGACCCGGACACCTGGCGGCTGAGGCTGTTCGGCAGCGGCCTGCGCGACGCGCCGACGGCCGAGCGGCCGGTGGAGTTCGATCTGGCCGGCCTCCGGGCGCTGCCCGCGACCCGGATCAGCGCCGTGATCGAGTGCGCGGGCAACGGCCGCGACTACTTCCGCCGTCAGCAGGGCCAGTGCGTCCCGGGCACGCCGTGGACGCTCGGCGCGATCGGCTCGGCGCTCTGGCGGGGCGTCCGGCTCGCCGAGGTGCTGCGGGCGGCCGGGCTGACCGGCGACGCGGTCGACGTGCTGCCGGTCGGCCTGGACGCGGACTACGTGCTGGACGGCGTCAACCACGGCCCGGTGCGCCGACCGCTGCCGCTCGCCAAGGCACTGGACGACGCGCTGCTCGCGTACGAGATGAACGAGGAGCCGCTGACCCCCGACCACGGCGCGCCGCTGCGGCTGGTGGTGCCCGGCTGGGTGGGCATCGCCTCGATCAAGTGGGTCGGTGCCATCGAGGTGGCCGACCACCCGCTCCACTCACCCTGGAACACCGACTTCTACCGGATGTTCGGCCCGGACCACCCGCCCGGCGGCGGTGCTCCGCTCACCACCCAGGTGGTCCGCAGCGCCTTCGAACTGGCGCCGGGCGCGGTGCTGGCGGCCGGGCGCGCCCACCGGTTGTACGGACGCTCGTGGTCCGGCACGGCGGCGGTGCGCCGGGTCGAGGTGAGCACCGACGGCGGCCGGACCTGGCGGCGCGCCGCGCTGCAGGGCGGGGCGCAGGCCGACGACTGGGCGTGTTGGAGCGTCGACTGGCGCCCCGAGCGGCCCGGCAGGTACGAGCTGCGCGCCCGGGCGACCGACCGCCGGGGCAACACCCAGCCCGAGCGGGAGCCGTTCAACCGGGAGGGCTACCTGTTCGGCGCGGTGGTGGCCCACCCGGTGACGGTGGTCTGA
- a CDS encoding alpha/beta fold hydrolase — protein MPSTSTPLARSATSARPAPLAQPAPLARIVQGSGPGLLLAHGAGGSARDNWGPLLPELAAHRTVVAPDYPGSGNSPYEPGERTLDELADRLVATADEEGLETFDLAGYSLGAAVAVRIATRHPGRVRSLLLLAGVAGGSARTRMLSDLIVDLEERPDDLVRLMLTVVFGGTWVDALPADQLAGLREALKSPLPSGFPQQFRLAGTVDVRAELAAIAVPTLVVSTTEDMLVPPSQHRLLAEGIPGARLVELPSGHLPMVEVLPQLRDVVLEFVKGSDRG, from the coding sequence ATGCCGTCCACCTCGACGCCCCTCGCCCGGTCCGCCACATCGGCCCGGCCCGCGCCGCTCGCCCAGCCCGCGCCGCTCGCCCGGATCGTGCAGGGCTCCGGCCCCGGCCTGCTGCTCGCGCACGGCGCCGGCGGCAGCGCCCGGGACAACTGGGGCCCGCTGCTGCCCGAGCTCGCCGCCCACCGCACCGTCGTCGCCCCCGACTACCCCGGCTCCGGCAACAGCCCGTACGAGCCCGGCGAGCGCACCCTGGACGAGCTCGCCGACCGGCTCGTCGCCACCGCCGACGAGGAGGGCCTGGAGACCTTCGACCTGGCCGGCTACTCGCTCGGCGCCGCCGTCGCCGTCCGGATCGCCACCCGCCACCCCGGGCGGGTCCGCTCGCTGCTGCTGCTCGCGGGCGTGGCCGGCGGCTCGGCGCGGACACGGATGCTCTCCGACCTGATCGTCGACCTGGAGGAGCGGCCCGACGACCTCGTCCGACTGATGCTCACCGTCGTGTTCGGCGGGACGTGGGTGGACGCCCTGCCCGCCGACCAGCTCGCGGGGCTGCGGGAGGCGCTCAAGTCCCCGCTGCCGTCCGGCTTCCCGCAGCAGTTCCGGCTCGCCGGCACGGTCGACGTGCGCGCGGAGCTGGCCGCGATAGCCGTACCGACCCTGGTCGTCAGCACGACCGAGGACATGCTCGTCCCGCCGTCCCAGCACCGCCTGCTGGCCGAGGGCATCCCCGGCGCCCGCCTCGTCGAACTCCCCAGCGGGCACCTGCCGATGGTCGAGGTGCTGCCCCAACTGCGCGACGTGGTCCTGGAGTTCGTCAAGGGCTCCGACCGGGGCTGA
- a CDS encoding MerR family transcriptional regulator, with product MRIGELARVTGVSTRLLRYYEEQGLLRPARTTAGYREYGEQDTVRVWQIRSLLAAGLTTRVIAELLPCATGPVPVLEACPNLLATLRGELADLDARIDDLTRSRQALSRYLSTARTPAVTAAAAAAVEQAA from the coding sequence ATGCGCATCGGAGAACTCGCCCGCGTGACCGGGGTGTCCACCCGCCTGCTCCGCTACTACGAGGAGCAGGGACTGCTCCGGCCCGCCCGGACGACGGCCGGCTACCGCGAGTACGGCGAGCAGGACACCGTACGGGTGTGGCAGATCCGCAGTCTGCTCGCGGCCGGCCTGACCACCCGGGTGATCGCCGAACTGCTGCCCTGCGCCACCGGCCCCGTCCCGGTCCTGGAGGCCTGCCCGAACCTGCTCGCCACCCTGCGCGGCGAACTCGCCGACCTGGACGCCCGGATCGACGACCTCACCCGCAGCCGCCAGGCGCTCTCCCGCTACCTCTCCACCGCACGCACCCCGGCGGTGACAGCAGCCGCGGCAGCGGCAGTGGAACAGGCGGCCTGA
- a CDS encoding DUF2398 family protein, whose amino-acid sequence MDQQDYAVGATRVAVGRPDGRAGGAGRGAAHPFLAVREAVGAAAADDPQAAAPGGVPGAAAALSPDPGLLRLAQWFAAATPGTAHDLCAASFGLYPARHFGAPAVPADPDVSWWHGPTAHAAASPRSLAARTEGGLRRARRDAAALPVVRSGAKPGRPGRHRKPEINGVLPETMGGPEAPETPAAPRVASPSAAPVAQDRSGEELPAAERRIAARLLLAHPLVTASGPHADGFPLIRRHRDWLAERFDTLLGYRLDVGPWHARLCKAGLGPGAARRLEHPATGAPFTPGGYARLALALAFLVDAPEQLGYRQLLDAMRAAAPEPAASVDPADSADSADLDMALAALAGWQVLGDLPSDADDDTFVLTVDRELARAVPVGPPALAADAADLIRLAAEAEPATAVRRLLAETPAVLAADLPEERRAWLYEHRLSGPAALAEFLGLEAELRAEGVALLDPAAELTDLALPGVGTLAQAGLLLVERLVEEVRPLPGESSEGDVPIPDALIDGVLGDIADEYGLPARYLSDRTALRRDALDFLLRLGLITPTPQPKRPPTWHLRPHAARFAPTPDLQPVPGTGRHSRREPLLPPPPSPRTELRA is encoded by the coding sequence ATGGATCAGCAGGACTACGCGGTCGGCGCCACCCGGGTGGCCGTCGGCAGGCCGGACGGACGCGCAGGCGGGGCAGGGCGGGGAGCCGCCCACCCCTTCCTTGCCGTACGCGAAGCCGTGGGCGCAGCCGCTGCTGACGACCCGCAGGCCGCCGCCCCCGGCGGCGTCCCCGGCGCTGCCGCTGCCCTGTCTCCCGACCCTGGACTGCTGCGGCTGGCCCAGTGGTTCGCCGCCGCCACCCCCGGCACCGCCCACGACCTCTGCGCCGCCTCCTTCGGCCTCTACCCCGCCCGCCACTTCGGCGCCCCCGCCGTGCCCGCCGACCCCGACGTCAGCTGGTGGCACGGCCCCACCGCCCACGCGGCCGCCTCCCCGCGCTCCCTCGCGGCCCGCACCGAGGGCGGCCTGCGCCGGGCCCGCCGTGACGCCGCCGCACTGCCCGTCGTCCGGTCAGGGGCCAAGCCCGGCAGGCCCGGTCGGCACCGCAAGCCCGAGATCAACGGCGTGCTGCCGGAGACCATGGGGGGACCGGAGGCGCCGGAGACGCCGGCAGCCCCGAGGGTCGCCAGCCCGTCGGCGGCCCCGGTCGCGCAGGATCGTTCCGGCGAAGAACTCCCCGCCGCCGAACGCCGGATCGCCGCCCGGCTGCTGCTCGCCCACCCGCTGGTCACCGCCTCCGGCCCGCACGCCGACGGCTTCCCGCTGATCCGCCGTCACCGCGACTGGCTCGCCGAACGCTTCGACACCCTGCTCGGCTACCGCCTCGACGTGGGGCCCTGGCACGCCCGGCTCTGCAAGGCCGGCCTCGGCCCCGGCGCCGCCCGCCGGCTCGAACACCCCGCCACCGGAGCCCCCTTCACCCCCGGCGGCTACGCCCGACTCGCCCTCGCCCTGGCGTTCCTGGTCGACGCCCCGGAGCAACTCGGCTACCGGCAGCTGCTCGACGCGATGCGCGCCGCCGCCCCCGAGCCGGCTGCTTCCGTCGATCCTGCCGATTCCGCCGATTCCGCCGATCTCGACATGGCGCTCGCCGCGCTGGCCGGGTGGCAGGTACTCGGTGACCTGCCGTCCGACGCCGACGACGACACCTTCGTCCTGACCGTGGACCGCGAACTCGCCCGTGCCGTGCCGGTCGGCCCGCCCGCCCTCGCTGCCGACGCCGCCGACCTCATCCGCCTCGCCGCCGAGGCCGAGCCCGCCACCGCCGTACGCCGCCTGCTCGCCGAGACGCCCGCCGTCCTCGCTGCCGACCTCCCCGAGGAGCGCCGCGCCTGGCTGTACGAGCACCGGCTCAGCGGCCCGGCCGCGCTCGCCGAATTCCTCGGCCTGGAGGCCGAGCTGCGGGCGGAGGGCGTCGCCCTGCTCGACCCCGCCGCCGAACTCACCGACCTCGCCCTCCCCGGCGTCGGCACCCTCGCCCAGGCCGGCCTGCTGCTGGTCGAGCGCCTGGTCGAGGAGGTCCGCCCGCTGCCCGGGGAGAGCAGCGAGGGCGACGTCCCGATCCCGGACGCGCTGATAGACGGCGTCCTCGGCGACATCGCCGACGAGTACGGCCTCCCGGCCCGCTACCTCTCCGACCGCACCGCCCTGCGCCGTGACGCCCTGGACTTCCTCCTCCGGCTCGGGCTGATCACCCCCACCCCCCAGCCCAAGCGCCCGCCGACCTGGCACCTCCGCCCCCACGCCGCCCGCTTCGCCCCGACCCCGGACCTTCAACCCGTCCCCGGCACCGGCCGTCACTCCCGCCGCGAGCCCCTGCTCCCGCCCCCGCCCTCCCCGCGCACCGAACTGCGGGCGTAG
- a CDS encoding lysoplasmalogenase yields MSIRTTTRAVLGARLRSATGLLGGFAATSAAHLGSILSGASVLQNATKPALMPLLAAHSVAAARTAEREAPKLLAPALLLSAGGDVLLQLKNDPAFLAGMGSFAAAHVCYVTMFVQRGALTDRRRALVVAAAYATAWVGLVGRLWPDLGDLQVPVAGYSLLLTSTAVTSAGLGWRTGLGGALFLLSDTLIATKLAKWRELPGHQFWIMATYVLAQYLLTSGILAHEDGLSRDEFTRNERPQGRLEPRTL; encoded by the coding sequence ATGAGCATCCGTACGACCACCCGCGCCGTCCTCGGCGCGCGCCTGCGTTCGGCCACCGGCCTGCTGGGCGGCTTCGCGGCCACCTCGGCGGCCCACCTGGGTTCGATCCTGTCCGGCGCATCGGTGCTGCAGAACGCCACCAAGCCGGCCCTGATGCCGCTGCTGGCCGCGCACAGCGTGGCGGCGGCCAGGACCGCCGAGCGGGAGGCACCGAAGCTGCTGGCGCCGGCGCTGCTGCTGAGCGCGGGCGGGGACGTACTGCTCCAGCTGAAGAACGACCCCGCGTTCCTCGCGGGCATGGGCTCCTTCGCGGCGGCGCACGTCTGCTACGTGACGATGTTCGTCCAGCGCGGCGCGCTCACCGACCGCCGCCGGGCCCTGGTGGTCGCGGCCGCGTACGCGACGGCCTGGGTGGGCCTGGTCGGCCGGCTCTGGCCGGACCTCGGGGACCTGCAGGTCCCGGTGGCCGGCTACAGCCTGCTGCTCACCTCGACGGCCGTCACCTCGGCCGGGCTGGGCTGGCGGACCGGGCTGGGCGGGGCACTGTTCCTGCTCTCCGACACGCTGATCGCCACCAAGCTGGCGAAGTGGCGGGAACTGCCGGGTCATCAGTTCTGGATCATGGCGACCTACGTGCTGGCCCAGTACCTGTTGACCAGCGGCATCCTCGCGCACGAGGACGGGCTCTCGCGGGACGAGTTCACGCGGAACGAGCGCCCGCAGGGCCGCCTGGAACCCCGGACGCTCTGA